The following proteins are co-located in the Vigna unguiculata cultivar IT97K-499-35 chromosome 9, ASM411807v1, whole genome shotgun sequence genome:
- the LOC114163325 gene encoding uncharacterized protein LOC114163325 isoform X2, translating into MPLPTVVSTTSSFSAVLLSTITARSTLPPKRTVSPSPLSVLSRRDIALLSFLALSPPASAIEFGISGPKNWLKEQKRNASKFLLAPVDASRQILRSAYLTLTKTDATYTDEDLEQIQQLFISAARDCVPQDRNSFVTFQAKSGVEVCTFRLIVKNAASLLGNKDPVKLKAEALLDNLIRSFTTVSGMASETNIQLASDREKIADAVSDTISDLDKFEQGIRDCLES; encoded by the exons ATGCCGTTGCCAACGGTCGTTTCCactacttcttctttttctgccgTACTTCTATCAACTATTACGGCGCGCTCTACACTCCCTCCAAAACGCACCGTTtctccttcccctctctccgttCTCTCTCGCAGAGACATCGCTCTACTCTCCTTCCTCGCGCTCTCTCCACCTGCCTCCGCCATTGAATTTGGCATAT CAGGACCGAAGAATTGGCTAAAAGAGCAAAAACGGAATGCCTCCAAGTTCCTATTGGCCCCCGTGGATGCCTCCCGCCAAATCCTTCGCTCTGCCTATCTCACGCTCA CGAAAACCGACGCTACTTATACGGATGAGGATTTGGAGCAGATCCAGCAGCTGTTTATATCTGCTGCTAGGGATTGCGTACCACAGGACCGGAATTCTTTCGTCACTTTCCAAGCCAAGAGCGGAGTAGAG GTGTGCACATTTCGGTTGATTGTGAAGAACGCTGCTTCGTTGCTTGGAAATAAGGATCCTGTAAAGTTGAAAGCCGAAGCTTTGCTAGATAATCTTATAAG ATCTTTCACCACTGTCAGTGGGATGGCAAGTGAAACCAACATTCAACTTGCATCGGATAG AGAAAAGATAGCGGATGCTGTATCAGATACCATATCTGATCTCGACAAATTTGAGCAGGGAATCAGGGATTGCCTTGAAAGTTGA
- the LOC114163325 gene encoding uncharacterized protein LOC114163325 isoform X1, with translation MPLPTVVSTTSSFSAVLLSTITARSTLPPKRTVSPSPLSVLSRRDIALLSFLALSPPASAIEFGISGPKNWLKEQKRNASKFLLAPVDASRQILRSAYLTLSFDLVPFAAKTDATYTDEDLEQIQQLFISAARDCVPQDRNSFVTFQAKSGVEVCTFRLIVKNAASLLGNKDPVKLKAEALLDNLIRSFTTVSGMASETNIQLASDREKIADAVSDTISDLDKFEQGIRDCLES, from the exons ATGCCGTTGCCAACGGTCGTTTCCactacttcttctttttctgccgTACTTCTATCAACTATTACGGCGCGCTCTACACTCCCTCCAAAACGCACCGTTtctccttcccctctctccgttCTCTCTCGCAGAGACATCGCTCTACTCTCCTTCCTCGCGCTCTCTCCACCTGCCTCCGCCATTGAATTTGGCATAT CAGGACCGAAGAATTGGCTAAAAGAGCAAAAACGGAATGCCTCCAAGTTCCTATTGGCCCCCGTGGATGCCTCCCGCCAAATCCTTCGCTCTGCCTATCTCACGCTCA GTTTCGATTTGGTTCCATTTGCAGCGAAAACCGACGCTACTTATACGGATGAGGATTTGGAGCAGATCCAGCAGCTGTTTATATCTGCTGCTAGGGATTGCGTACCACAGGACCGGAATTCTTTCGTCACTTTCCAAGCCAAGAGCGGAGTAGAG GTGTGCACATTTCGGTTGATTGTGAAGAACGCTGCTTCGTTGCTTGGAAATAAGGATCCTGTAAAGTTGAAAGCCGAAGCTTTGCTAGATAATCTTATAAG ATCTTTCACCACTGTCAGTGGGATGGCAAGTGAAACCAACATTCAACTTGCATCGGATAG AGAAAAGATAGCGGATGCTGTATCAGATACCATATCTGATCTCGACAAATTTGAGCAGGGAATCAGGGATTGCCTTGAAAGTTGA
- the LOC114164304 gene encoding 5'-nucleotidase domain-containing protein 4 isoform X1: protein MLVELHFHSNFELVVAFAFAPQTLTLQCPQHLILSHSLSPPCPRLFNRCTMPIPKRHLTFSLSNFSPQLAPLLSPRLRFASGICAQRPHSVANATSPGVNPLHAQYSMDGNHEIGVHDSGLVGSPGSDGRKQPRVWSSPEHGFKTEISKHIFCNRSLNMKNIVAVGFDMDYTLAQYKPETFESLAYQGTIKKLVYDLGYPRELLNWCFNWKYMVRGLVLDKKRGNILKMDRHKYVKVAYHGFRELSKEDKVGTYGNTLIRDSFDEPDYALIDTLFSLAEAYLFAQLVDFKDCNPGKIQEGVDYARMYRDVRAAVDLCHRDGTLKQMVAKEPKRYINEDSSIVPMLEMLRDSGRATFLVTNSLWDYTNIVMNFLCGSSMEDVSNNFFWLQYFDVVITGSAKPGFFHEENRANLFEVVPETGMLLNTDNGSPMPQVGNTSARLFTEARNHACPVFQGGNVAHLHKLLSIESSSQVLYVGDHIYGDILRSKKVLGWRTMLVVPELEKEVKLLWDSRDTRKELQFLRSERDRIEDEIHHLKWSLKFKNPDADSKQRLSSELDTLELERERVRLRHQEAQRKLHQRFHEPWGQLMKTGYQNSRFAHQVERFACLYTSQVSNLGLYSPDKYYRPSEDFMQHEFGIVAYESPDTEVQEFGVV, encoded by the exons ATGCTGGTGGAACTGCATTTCCATTCCAATTTCGAACTTGTTGTTGCATTCGCGTTTGCGCCTCAAACGCTAACTCTGCAGTGCCCGCAGCATCTGATTCTCTCCCATTCGCTCTCTCCACCATGTCCACGCCTATTTAATCGCTGCACGATGCCAATTCCCAAGAGGCACCTCACCTTTTCTCTCTCCAATTTCTCTCCTCAACTCGCACCTCTTTTGTCTCCTCGCCTTCGCTTCGCTTCTGGAATCTGCGCCCAAcgccctcactccgtcgccaACGCCACTTCACCAG GAGTTAATCCGTTGCATGCTCAATATTCAATGGATGGAAACCATGAAATTGGTGTACATGATTCAGGATTGGTGGGTTCGCCTGGCAGTGATGGCAGAAAACAGCCACGTGTATGGTCATCTCCTGAACATGgatttaaaactgaaataagCAAGCATATATTCTGTAATCGATCACTGAATATGAAGAACATCGTTGCTGTGGGATTTGACATGGATTATACTCTGGCACAGTACAAGCCTGAAACTTTTGAGTCTCTTGCTTATCAAGGCACAATTAAAAAGTTGGTTTATGATTTGGGATACCCTCGTGAG TTACTAAATTGGTGTTTTAACTGGAAGTACATGGTCAGAGGCTTGGTTCTTGACAAAAAAAGAGGCAACATATTGAAG ATGGATCGCCACAAGTATGTGAAAGTAGCCTATCATGGATTTAGAGAGTTGTCAAAAGAAGATAAAGTTGGAACCTATGGAAATACTTTAATACGTGATTCCTTTGATGAACCGGATTATGCTCTAATTGATACTCTCTTTTCACTTGCGGAGGCCTACTTGTTTGCTCAATTGGTTGATTTCAAGGATTGCAATCCTGGCAAGATTCAAGAGGGTGTTGA CTATGCTCGCATGTACAGAGATGTTCGAGCTGCAGTTGATTTGTGTCACCGTGATGGAACATTGAAGCAAATGGTTGCTAAAGAACCGAAAAG GTATATTAATGAAGACTCCTCAATAGTGCCCATGCTTGAAATGCTCAGAGACTCTGGTCGTGCAACATTTTTAGTGACAAATAG TTTATGGGACTATACAAACATTGTCATGAATTTCCTTTGTGGATCCAGCATGGAAGATGTCAGCAACAATTTTTTCTGGCTTCAATACTTTGATGTTGTAATAACTGGCAG TGCAAAGCCGGGTTTTTTTCATGAAGAAAACCGTGCCAACCTATTTGAGGTTGTGCCTGAGACGGGAATGCTTCTCAATACAGATAATGGCTCTCCCATGCCCCAG GTGGGTAATACCTCAGCAAGGTTGTTCACAGAAGCAAGGAATCATGCCTGTCCAGTTTTTCAG GGAGGCAATGTTGCTCATCTTCATAAACTGCTTTCCATTGAATCTAGTTCGCAG GTTCTCTACGTTGGGGATCATATTTATGGAGATATATTACGCAGCAAAAAGGTTCTTG GATGGAGAACAATGCTAGTAGTCCCAGAACTTGAGAAGGAAGTTAAACTCCTCTGGGATTCTAGGGATACCCGCAAG GAACTTCAATTCTTGAGGAGTGAGCGTGACCGCATCGAGGATGAAATACATCATTTGAAGTGGTCTCTCAA ATTCAAGAATCCAGATGCTGATTCCAAGCAGAGGTTATCTTCAGAACTTGATACATTGGAG CTTGAAAGAGAGAGAGTGAGATTAAGGCATCAAGAAGCTCAAAGAAAATTACATCAAAGG TTTCACGAGCCATGGGGTCAGCTTATGAAAACTGGTTATCAGAATTCTCGCTTTGCTCATCAG GTTGAGAGATTTGCTTGCCTGTATACTAGTCAAGTATCTAACCTGGGCTTGTACTCTCCAGACAAGTATTACAGACCTAGTGAAGATTTCATGCAGCATGAATTTGGCATTGTGGCTTACGAGTCACCAGACACTGAAGTCCAGGAATTTGGGGTAGTTTGA
- the LOC114164304 gene encoding 5'-nucleotidase domain-containing protein 4 isoform X2: MDGNHEIGVHDSGLVGSPGSDGRKQPRVWSSPEHGFKTEISKHIFCNRSLNMKNIVAVGFDMDYTLAQYKPETFESLAYQGTIKKLVYDLGYPRELLNWCFNWKYMVRGLVLDKKRGNILKMDRHKYVKVAYHGFRELSKEDKVGTYGNTLIRDSFDEPDYALIDTLFSLAEAYLFAQLVDFKDCNPGKIQEGVDYARMYRDVRAAVDLCHRDGTLKQMVAKEPKRYINEDSSIVPMLEMLRDSGRATFLVTNSLWDYTNIVMNFLCGSSMEDVSNNFFWLQYFDVVITGSAKPGFFHEENRANLFEVVPETGMLLNTDNGSPMPQVGNTSARLFTEARNHACPVFQGGNVAHLHKLLSIESSSQVLYVGDHIYGDILRSKKVLGWRTMLVVPELEKEVKLLWDSRDTRKELQFLRSERDRIEDEIHHLKWSLKFKNPDADSKQRLSSELDTLELERERVRLRHQEAQRKLHQRFHEPWGQLMKTGYQNSRFAHQVERFACLYTSQVSNLGLYSPDKYYRPSEDFMQHEFGIVAYESPDTEVQEFGVV; encoded by the exons ATGGATGGAAACCATGAAATTGGTGTACATGATTCAGGATTGGTGGGTTCGCCTGGCAGTGATGGCAGAAAACAGCCACGTGTATGGTCATCTCCTGAACATGgatttaaaactgaaataagCAAGCATATATTCTGTAATCGATCACTGAATATGAAGAACATCGTTGCTGTGGGATTTGACATGGATTATACTCTGGCACAGTACAAGCCTGAAACTTTTGAGTCTCTTGCTTATCAAGGCACAATTAAAAAGTTGGTTTATGATTTGGGATACCCTCGTGAG TTACTAAATTGGTGTTTTAACTGGAAGTACATGGTCAGAGGCTTGGTTCTTGACAAAAAAAGAGGCAACATATTGAAG ATGGATCGCCACAAGTATGTGAAAGTAGCCTATCATGGATTTAGAGAGTTGTCAAAAGAAGATAAAGTTGGAACCTATGGAAATACTTTAATACGTGATTCCTTTGATGAACCGGATTATGCTCTAATTGATACTCTCTTTTCACTTGCGGAGGCCTACTTGTTTGCTCAATTGGTTGATTTCAAGGATTGCAATCCTGGCAAGATTCAAGAGGGTGTTGA CTATGCTCGCATGTACAGAGATGTTCGAGCTGCAGTTGATTTGTGTCACCGTGATGGAACATTGAAGCAAATGGTTGCTAAAGAACCGAAAAG GTATATTAATGAAGACTCCTCAATAGTGCCCATGCTTGAAATGCTCAGAGACTCTGGTCGTGCAACATTTTTAGTGACAAATAG TTTATGGGACTATACAAACATTGTCATGAATTTCCTTTGTGGATCCAGCATGGAAGATGTCAGCAACAATTTTTTCTGGCTTCAATACTTTGATGTTGTAATAACTGGCAG TGCAAAGCCGGGTTTTTTTCATGAAGAAAACCGTGCCAACCTATTTGAGGTTGTGCCTGAGACGGGAATGCTTCTCAATACAGATAATGGCTCTCCCATGCCCCAG GTGGGTAATACCTCAGCAAGGTTGTTCACAGAAGCAAGGAATCATGCCTGTCCAGTTTTTCAG GGAGGCAATGTTGCTCATCTTCATAAACTGCTTTCCATTGAATCTAGTTCGCAG GTTCTCTACGTTGGGGATCATATTTATGGAGATATATTACGCAGCAAAAAGGTTCTTG GATGGAGAACAATGCTAGTAGTCCCAGAACTTGAGAAGGAAGTTAAACTCCTCTGGGATTCTAGGGATACCCGCAAG GAACTTCAATTCTTGAGGAGTGAGCGTGACCGCATCGAGGATGAAATACATCATTTGAAGTGGTCTCTCAA ATTCAAGAATCCAGATGCTGATTCCAAGCAGAGGTTATCTTCAGAACTTGATACATTGGAG CTTGAAAGAGAGAGAGTGAGATTAAGGCATCAAGAAGCTCAAAGAAAATTACATCAAAGG TTTCACGAGCCATGGGGTCAGCTTATGAAAACTGGTTATCAGAATTCTCGCTTTGCTCATCAG GTTGAGAGATTTGCTTGCCTGTATACTAGTCAAGTATCTAACCTGGGCTTGTACTCTCCAGACAAGTATTACAGACCTAGTGAAGATTTCATGCAGCATGAATTTGGCATTGTGGCTTACGAGTCACCAGACACTGAAGTCCAGGAATTTGGGGTAGTTTGA
- the LOC114163041 gene encoding protein RADIALIS-like 3 yields the protein MASSQGWTPKQNKRFENALAIFDKDTPDRWHNLARAVGGKTVEDVKRHYEKLVEDVKQIEEGHVPLPNYRSVATMASSIRGYGYMDEQNRMKGLSLH from the exons ATGGCCTCAAGCCAGGGTTGGACACCGAAGCAGAACAAAAGATTTGAGAATGCCCTTGCCATCTTCGACAAGGACACCCCAGATAGGTGGCACAACCTGGCCAGAGCCGTCGGAGGAAAAACTGTGGAAGACGTCAAAAGGCATTATGAGAAGCTCGTGGAAGATGTGAAGCAGATCGAGGAAGGCCACGTGCCCCTTCCCAATTACCGAAGCGTTGCAACCATGGCAAGCAGCATCAGAGGTTACGGTTACATGGATGAACAAAACAG GATGAAGGGTCTGAGTCTGCATTGA